From Meles meles chromosome 5, mMelMel3.1 paternal haplotype, whole genome shotgun sequence, one genomic window encodes:
- the LOC123942585 gene encoding NADH dehydrogenase [ubiquinone] 1 alpha subcomplex subunit 3-like, which produces MAGRLATFLKDAWAKERVLVVSITIGGLAIIPPAFSPFTKYAAMINQITPYNYPVPVRDDGNMPDVPSHPQDPHGPSLEWLKNL; this is translated from the coding sequence ATGGCCGGGAGACTCGCCACCTTCCTCAAAGATGCCTGGGCCAAGGAGCGGGTGCTGGTCGTGTCCATCACCATTGGGGGCCTCGCTATAATTCCACCGGCTTTCAGCCCCTTCACCAAATACGCCGCCATGATCAACCAGATCACGCCCTACAACTATCCAGTGCCCGTCCGGGATGATGGGAACATGCCTGACGTGCCCAGCCACCCCCAGGACCCCCACGGCCCCAGCTTGGAGTGGCTGAAGAACTTGTGA